One region of Oryza glaberrima chromosome 7, OglaRS2, whole genome shotgun sequence genomic DNA includes:
- the LOC127780648 gene encoding S-type anion channel SLAH2-like, which yields MEVSIGKPDDGQSLLANVEASDDHAAFDAMATSSRRPPSLRPLRHPNVTSLAPLPPLHRCVPRQTEVIFPPLDSPDSSELKKVMSISLPATPTGFAAPVAGVSDSSGIDLRRQAMASNMTQRLQQRSPTSLSNNGRLTDETTAFQSPPPTPGGGRSSMSRDKRYDSFKTWSGRLERQISHLAGIGPDIPSPAGQVVDAAMDSHHHSHIVSTPEVGRFFAALEGPELDQLRSEEELVLPVDRTWPFLLRFPVSAFGICLGMGSQAILWKRIAESPPTTRYLHVAADVNLMLWWLSVALTCAVSAVYACKVVFFFEAVRREYLHPVRVNFFFAPLIACLFLAIGVPRAVAASTAALPAWLWYALMAPMLCLELKIYGQWMSSGQRRLSMVANPSNHLSVVGNFVGALLGASMGIREGAVFFFAIGVAHYVVLFVTLYQRLPTNEALPRELHPVFFLFVATPSVASVAWAAIAGEFALGARLAYFVAMFLYASLAARAVSLFGGVRFSLAWWAYTFPMTSAAAATIRYAAEVEDTRLARALCVALAAAATLTVGCLFATTVVHAVVLRSLFPNDVAIAITDHRKVKPKPKPKTTMEVHYKMDGNGDIECGALAMTPSPCMPMATAA from the exons ATGGAGGTTAGCATCGGCAAGCCAGATGACGGGCAATCGCTTCTTGCTAATGTTGAGGCCTCCGATGACCATGCCGCCTTTGATGCCATGGCCACAAGCTCGCGCCGTCCACCTAGCTTGCGCCCTCTGCGGCACCCCAATGTGACATCCCTTGCACCA TTGCCACCGCTCCATCGCTGTGTACCACGACAAACCGAGGTGATATTCCCGCCACTTGACTCACCGGACTCCTCCGAGCTGAAGAAGGTTATGTCCATCAGCCTGCCGGCAACACCAACCGGCTTTGCCGCACCTGTTGCCGGTGTCAGTGACTCATCGGGCATAGATCTCCGGAGGCAAGCCATGGCGTCGAACATGACACAAAGGTTACAGCAGCGCTCGCCAACGTCGCTGAGCAACAACGGCCGGCTCACAGACGAGACAACAGCGTTCCAGTCACCCCCGCCTACCCCCGGTGGCGGCCGGTCGTCGATGAGCCGGGACAAACGCTATGATTCATTCAAGACGTGGTCGGGGAGACTCGAGAGGCAGATCAGCCACCTGGCGGGCATCGGGCCGGACATCCCTTCACCTGCAGGGCAAGTCGTGGATGCCGCCATGGATAGTCACCACCATTCTCACATTGTGTCCACGCCCGAGGTTGGCCGCTTCTTTGCCGCACTGGAAGGCCCCGAACTAGACCAACTCAGG TCGGAGGAGGAGCTGGTGCTGCCGGTGGATAGGACATGGCCATTCCTGCTGCGGTTCCCGGTGTCGGCGTTCGGGATCTGCCTTGGGATGGGCAGCCAGGCGATCCTGTGGAAGAGGATCGCGgagtcgccgccgacgacgaggtacctgcacgtcgccgccgacgtgaACCTCATGCTGTGGTGGCTCTCCGTCGCGCTCACCtgcgccgtctccgccgtctaCGCCTGCAAGGTGGTCTTCTTCTTCGAGGCCGTCCGCCGCGAGTACCTCCACCCGGTCAGGGTGAACTTCTTCTTCGCGCCGCTGATCGCCTGCCTCTTCCTCGCCATCGGCGTGccgcgcgccgtggcggcgtcgacggcggcgctcccggCGTGGCTCTGGTACGCGCTCATGGCGCCGATGCTGTGCCTGGAGCTCAAGATCTATGGGCAGTGGATGTCGAGCGGGCAGAGGCGGCTGTCCATGGTGGCGAACCCGTCGAACCACCTGTCCGTCGTCGGCAACTTCGTCGGCGCGCTGCTGGGCGCGTCCATGGGGATCAGGGAGGGCGCCGTGTTCTTCTTCGCCATCGGCGTGGCGCACTACGTCGTGCTGTTCGTGACGCTGTACCAGCGGCTGCCGACGAACGAGGCGCTGCCGCGGGAGCTGCACCCGGTGTTCTTCCTCTTCGTGGCGACGCCGAGCGTGGCGTCCGTGGCGTgggcggccatcgccggcgagtTCGCGCTCGGCGCGAGGCTCGCCTACTTCGTCGCCATGTTCCTGtacgcgtcgctcgccgcgcgcgccgtcagCCTCTTCGGCGGGGTCAGGTTCTCGCTGGCGTGGTGGGCGTACACGTTCCCGAtgaccagcgccgccgccgccaccatccgctacgcggcggaggtggaggacaCCCGCCTCGCCAGGGCGCTCTGCGTcgcgctcgccgctgccgccacgctCACCGTCGGCTGCCTCTTCGCCACCACCGTCGTGCACGCCGTCGTGCTCCGCAGCCTCTTCCCCAACGACGTCGCCATTGCCATCACCGACCACCGCAAGGtgaagcccaagcccaagcccaagacCACCATGGAGGTGCACTACAAGATGGATGGCAATGGCGACATCGAGTGCGGTGCTCTTGCCATGACGCCATCGCCATGCATGCCGATGGCGACGGCAGCCTAg
- the LOC127779304 gene encoding thioredoxin H2-2-like, with translation MESPFHPSASSSAITARPSAVKNIESWEEFTEHFMKSEYKLVVLVFMAPWSEPWKLMKLTVERMASGLKSEEAEVGMLSVDRFKILGRLLRVEALPTFVLVKKRRAVARVVGVNREDLQSSINKHLTPSSSR, from the exons ATGG AAAGTCCGTTTCATCCCTCTGCTTCGAGCTCCGCCATTACGGCAAGGCCCAGCGCTGTGAAGAACATTGAAAGCTGGGAAGAGTTTACAGAGCATTTTATGAAATCAGAGTACaagcta GTGGTGCTGGTGTTCATGGCACCGTGGTCGGAGCCGTGGAAGCTGATGAAGCTGACGGTGGAGAGGATGGCGTCGGGGCTGAAGAGCGAGGAGGCCGAGGTGGGCATGCTCAGCGTGGACCGGTTCAAAATTCTGGGGCGGCTGCTGCGGGTGGAGGCGCTGCCGACATTCGTGCTGGTGAAGAAGCGCCGGGCGGTGgcccgcgtcgtcggcgtcaaCCGGGAGGATCTTCAGAGCAGCATCAACAAGCATCTCACGCCCTCTTCTTCTCGAtaa